A single genomic interval of Carassius carassius chromosome 24, fCarCar2.1, whole genome shotgun sequence harbors:
- the LOC132103290 gene encoding T-cell differentiation antigen CD6-like isoform X2 → MPLLLLCVALQALSLSQGFNETDDRTSKSVKKHAESDKQIELSTLSLSEGCFGVPRALYKNTTVDVTLNLLDDQEKKDLALQICERLSCGGVYKHGMSATVHNGTCLADCILRDSKLHNCTTAAKGDCRNATQVICEHQAVQLVGGSDRCAGRVELLHSGKWGTVCDDDFDNCSQRLVCAQLRCGSPIREGFFGPGTGPIYISQMKCNGSESSLWECDSIKTTASNYCGHKEDAGVVCSESMEKPVTHTTGLNLTALVPVSTAVAATESNSGISAAAIGCIILSIALLMVIILNAAAFVHFKRAKECVIYQHHTNSHSSLESQSNVQMEYYNTQTRGQQYESLGPRMSSKYGSKISMRTNPPTHDSGSSTDSDYEYHDTNRPQRLHLNNSRDVKDMVSTSSGEKCVHNVEINMDTIQNSAVDMNDTSSTTSGEFYQNTKTDMSDTLQSPEETPALQETLPLTLLSYGDHHLPGTDNKGIDMNDSSSTSSGEFYQNTETNTDNNFISHEERPSLHEKSPFAPLSYGDHHFPNTDSQDVNDSDSTSSGECYQNTEINMDKDLQCDEESPSPPQKSLKTPHSAQMSGNAAGYSGTRVPVTHSQDGNDSDSTSSEECYQNTEMDENAYHHYGEESPSLPEMSFQNPHIAQMTEGTDGYGDHHEPRNLSQETDNSSTVSEVSYVNVPPKKESEDNYAASSESDYDEPEA, encoded by the exons ATGCctcttctgctgctgtgtgttGCTCTCCAGGCTTTGTCCTTGTCTCAAG GGTTCAATGAAACAGATGACCGAACGTCCAAGAGTGTGAAAAAGCATGCTGAATCAGACAAACAGA TTGAGCTCTCCACACTAAGCCTGTCCGAGGGCTGTTTTGGTGTGCCTAGGGCTCTTTACAAGAACACTACGGTCGATGTGACCCTCAACCTTTTGGATGATCAGGAAAAGAAAGACCTTGCTCTCCAAATCTGTGAACGTTTAAGTTGTGGTGGTGTTTATAAGCACGGCATGTCTGCAACAGTGCACAATGGCACTTGTCTTGCAGACTGCATCCTGAGAGACTCAAAACTGCACAACTGCACTACAGCCGCAAAAGGCGACTGCAGGAATGCAACTCAAGTTATCTGCG AGCACCAAGCTGTCCAATTGGTTGGAGGAAGTGATCGCTGTGCTGGTCGGGTGGAGCTGCTGCATTCTGGGAagtggggaacagtgtgtgatgATGATTTTGACAATTGTAGTCAACGTTTAGTATGTGCCCAGCTGAGATGTGGAAGCCCAATACGAGAGGGCTTTTTTGGACCTGGAACAGGTCCCATCTACATCAGCCAAATGAAATGCAATGGCTCCGAGAGCAGCTTATGGGAGTGCGACTCTATCAAAACCACTGCCAGCAACTATTGTGGACATAAGGAAGATGCTGGCGTTGTGTGTTCAG AAAGTATGGAGAaaccagtcacacacacaaccGGGCTGAACTTGACAGCACTGGTGCCAG TGTCAACTGCAGTGGCAGCTACAGAAAGCAACAGTGGCATTTCAGCAGCAGCGATTGGCTGCATCATCTTATCTATTGCTCTGCTTatggttattattttaaatgctgcAGCCTTTGTGCATTTCAAAAGAGCAAAGG AATGTGTGATTTACCAACATCACACTAACTCTCACTCAAGCCTGGAGTCCCAGTCCAATGTACAGATGGAATACTACAACACACAAACCAGGGGGCAGCAGTACG AAAGTCTTGGCCCGAGGATGAGCTCAAAATATGGCAGCAAAATCAGCATGAGAACAAATCCACCCACACATGACTCCGGCAGTTCCACTGATTCAGACTATGAATATCACGACACCAATCGACCGCAAAGACTGCATCTAAACAACTCAA GAGATGTGAAAGACATGGTCAGTACATCCTCTGGAGAAAAATGTGTGCACAACGTGGAAATTAACATGGATACCATCCAAAACTCAG CAGTAGATATGAATGATACAAGCAGTACTACTTCTGGAGAGTTCTATCAAAACACAAAGACCGACATGAGCGACACTCTTCAGTCAC CTGAGGAAACACCAGCACTTCAAGAAACGTTACCATTGACACTCTTGTCTTATGGTGACCATCACTTACCTGGAACTGACAATAAAG GAATAGATATGAATGATTCAAGCAGTACATCTTCTGGCGAGTTCTATCAAAACACAGAGACCAACACAGACAACAATTTCATATCAC ATGAGGAAAGACCATCATTGCATGAAAAGTCACCATTTGCGCCCTTGTCTTATGGTGACCATCACTTTCCAAACACTGACAGTCAAG ATGTGAATGATTCAGACAGTACATCTTCTGGTGAGTGCTATCAAAACACAGAGATCAACATGGACAAGGATCTCCAGTGTG ACGAGGAAAGTCCATCACCTCCTCAAAAGTCACTAAAGACACCCCACAGTGCTCAGATGTCAGGAAACGCTGCTGGTTACAGCGGCACTCGTGTACCTGTCACCCACAGTCAAG ATGGGAATGATTCAGACAGTACTTCATCAGAAGAGTGTTATCAGAACACAGAGATGGATGAAAACGCCTATCATCATTATG GTGAGGAAAGCCCATCACTTCCTGAGATGTCTTTTCAGAATCCCCACATTGCACAGATGACAGAAGGTACTGACGGTTACGGAGACCATCATGAACCTAGAAACCTCAGTCAAG AAACAGATAACAGTAGCACAGTATCAGAGGTATCTTACGTTAATGTACCACCTAAAAAAGAGAGTGAGGACAATTATGCTGCATCTTCAGAGAGCGACTATGATGAACCTGAAGCCTGA
- the LOC132103290 gene encoding T-cell differentiation antigen CD6-like isoform X3, with amino-acid sequence MPLLLLCVALQALSLSQGFNETDDRTSKSVKKHAESDKQIELSTLSLSEGCFGVPRALYKNTTVDVTLNLLDDQEKKDLALQICERLSCGGVYKHGMSATVHNGTCLADCILRDSKLHNCTTAAKGDCRNATQVICEHQAVQLVGGSDRCAGRVELLHSGKWGTVCDDDFDNCSQRLVCAQLRCGSPIREGFFGPGTGPIYISQMKCNGSESSLWECDSIKTTASNYCGHKEDAGVVCSESMEKPVTHTTGLNLTALVPVSTAVAATESNSGISAAAIGCIILSIALLMVIILNAAAFVHFKRAKECVIYQHHTNSHSSLESQSNVQMEYYNTQTRGQQYESLGPRMSSKYGSKISMRTNPPTHDSGSSTDSDYEYHDTNRPQRLHLNNSRDVKDMVSTSSGEKCVHNVEINMDTIQNSVDMNDTSSTTSGEFYQNTKTDMSDTLQSPEETPALQETLPLTLLSYGDHHLPGTDNKGIDMNDSSSTSSGEFYQNTETNTDNNFISHEERPSLHEKSPFAPLSYGDHHFPNTDSQDVNDSDSTSSGECYQNTEINMDKDLQCEDEESPSPPQKSLKTPHSAQMSGNAAGYSGTRVPVTHSQDGNDSDSTSSEECYQNTEMDENAYHHYGEESPSLPEMSFQNPHIAQMTEGTDGYGDHHEPRNLSQETDNSSTVSEVSYVNVPPKKESEDNYAASSESDYDEPEA; translated from the exons ATGCctcttctgctgctgtgtgttGCTCTCCAGGCTTTGTCCTTGTCTCAAG GGTTCAATGAAACAGATGACCGAACGTCCAAGAGTGTGAAAAAGCATGCTGAATCAGACAAACAGA TTGAGCTCTCCACACTAAGCCTGTCCGAGGGCTGTTTTGGTGTGCCTAGGGCTCTTTACAAGAACACTACGGTCGATGTGACCCTCAACCTTTTGGATGATCAGGAAAAGAAAGACCTTGCTCTCCAAATCTGTGAACGTTTAAGTTGTGGTGGTGTTTATAAGCACGGCATGTCTGCAACAGTGCACAATGGCACTTGTCTTGCAGACTGCATCCTGAGAGACTCAAAACTGCACAACTGCACTACAGCCGCAAAAGGCGACTGCAGGAATGCAACTCAAGTTATCTGCG AGCACCAAGCTGTCCAATTGGTTGGAGGAAGTGATCGCTGTGCTGGTCGGGTGGAGCTGCTGCATTCTGGGAagtggggaacagtgtgtgatgATGATTTTGACAATTGTAGTCAACGTTTAGTATGTGCCCAGCTGAGATGTGGAAGCCCAATACGAGAGGGCTTTTTTGGACCTGGAACAGGTCCCATCTACATCAGCCAAATGAAATGCAATGGCTCCGAGAGCAGCTTATGGGAGTGCGACTCTATCAAAACCACTGCCAGCAACTATTGTGGACATAAGGAAGATGCTGGCGTTGTGTGTTCAG AAAGTATGGAGAaaccagtcacacacacaaccGGGCTGAACTTGACAGCACTGGTGCCAG TGTCAACTGCAGTGGCAGCTACAGAAAGCAACAGTGGCATTTCAGCAGCAGCGATTGGCTGCATCATCTTATCTATTGCTCTGCTTatggttattattttaaatgctgcAGCCTTTGTGCATTTCAAAAGAGCAAAGG AATGTGTGATTTACCAACATCACACTAACTCTCACTCAAGCCTGGAGTCCCAGTCCAATGTACAGATGGAATACTACAACACACAAACCAGGGGGCAGCAGTACG AAAGTCTTGGCCCGAGGATGAGCTCAAAATATGGCAGCAAAATCAGCATGAGAACAAATCCACCCACACATGACTCCGGCAGTTCCACTGATTCAGACTATGAATATCACGACACCAATCGACCGCAAAGACTGCATCTAAACAACTCAA GAGATGTGAAAGACATGGTCAGTACATCCTCTGGAGAAAAATGTGTGCACAACGTGGAAATTAACATGGATACCATCCAAAACTCAG TAGATATGAATGATACAAGCAGTACTACTTCTGGAGAGTTCTATCAAAACACAAAGACCGACATGAGCGACACTCTTCAGTCAC CTGAGGAAACACCAGCACTTCAAGAAACGTTACCATTGACACTCTTGTCTTATGGTGACCATCACTTACCTGGAACTGACAATAAAG GAATAGATATGAATGATTCAAGCAGTACATCTTCTGGCGAGTTCTATCAAAACACAGAGACCAACACAGACAACAATTTCATATCAC ATGAGGAAAGACCATCATTGCATGAAAAGTCACCATTTGCGCCCTTGTCTTATGGTGACCATCACTTTCCAAACACTGACAGTCAAG ATGTGAATGATTCAGACAGTACATCTTCTGGTGAGTGCTATCAAAACACAGAGATCAACATGGACAAGGATCTCCAGTGTG AAGACGAGGAAAGTCCATCACCTCCTCAAAAGTCACTAAAGACACCCCACAGTGCTCAGATGTCAGGAAACGCTGCTGGTTACAGCGGCACTCGTGTACCTGTCACCCACAGTCAAG ATGGGAATGATTCAGACAGTACTTCATCAGAAGAGTGTTATCAGAACACAGAGATGGATGAAAACGCCTATCATCATTATG GTGAGGAAAGCCCATCACTTCCTGAGATGTCTTTTCAGAATCCCCACATTGCACAGATGACAGAAGGTACTGACGGTTACGGAGACCATCATGAACCTAGAAACCTCAGTCAAG AAACAGATAACAGTAGCACAGTATCAGAGGTATCTTACGTTAATGTACCACCTAAAAAAGAGAGTGAGGACAATTATGCTGCATCTTCAGAGAGCGACTATGATGAACCTGAAGCCTGA
- the LOC132103290 gene encoding T-cell differentiation antigen CD6-like isoform X1 translates to MPLLLLCVALQALSLSQGFNETDDRTSKSVKKHAESDKQIELSTLSLSEGCFGVPRALYKNTTVDVTLNLLDDQEKKDLALQICERLSCGGVYKHGMSATVHNGTCLADCILRDSKLHNCTTAAKGDCRNATQVICEHQAVQLVGGSDRCAGRVELLHSGKWGTVCDDDFDNCSQRLVCAQLRCGSPIREGFFGPGTGPIYISQMKCNGSESSLWECDSIKTTASNYCGHKEDAGVVCSESMEKPVTHTTGLNLTALVPVSTAVAATESNSGISAAAIGCIILSIALLMVIILNAAAFVHFKRAKECVIYQHHTNSHSSLESQSNVQMEYYNTQTRGQQYESLGPRMSSKYGSKISMRTNPPTHDSGSSTDSDYEYHDTNRPQRLHLNNSRDVKDMVSTSSGEKCVHNVEINMDTIQNSAVDMNDTSSTTSGEFYQNTKTDMSDTLQSPEETPALQETLPLTLLSYGDHHLPGTDNKGIDMNDSSSTSSGEFYQNTETNTDNNFISHEERPSLHEKSPFAPLSYGDHHFPNTDSQDVNDSDSTSSGECYQNTEINMDKDLQCEDEESPSPPQKSLKTPHSAQMSGNAAGYSGTRVPVTHSQDGNDSDSTSSEECYQNTEMDENAYHHYGEESPSLPEMSFQNPHIAQMTEGTDGYGDHHEPRNLSQETDNSSTVSEVSYVNVPPKKESEDNYAASSESDYDEPEA, encoded by the exons ATGCctcttctgctgctgtgtgttGCTCTCCAGGCTTTGTCCTTGTCTCAAG GGTTCAATGAAACAGATGACCGAACGTCCAAGAGTGTGAAAAAGCATGCTGAATCAGACAAACAGA TTGAGCTCTCCACACTAAGCCTGTCCGAGGGCTGTTTTGGTGTGCCTAGGGCTCTTTACAAGAACACTACGGTCGATGTGACCCTCAACCTTTTGGATGATCAGGAAAAGAAAGACCTTGCTCTCCAAATCTGTGAACGTTTAAGTTGTGGTGGTGTTTATAAGCACGGCATGTCTGCAACAGTGCACAATGGCACTTGTCTTGCAGACTGCATCCTGAGAGACTCAAAACTGCACAACTGCACTACAGCCGCAAAAGGCGACTGCAGGAATGCAACTCAAGTTATCTGCG AGCACCAAGCTGTCCAATTGGTTGGAGGAAGTGATCGCTGTGCTGGTCGGGTGGAGCTGCTGCATTCTGGGAagtggggaacagtgtgtgatgATGATTTTGACAATTGTAGTCAACGTTTAGTATGTGCCCAGCTGAGATGTGGAAGCCCAATACGAGAGGGCTTTTTTGGACCTGGAACAGGTCCCATCTACATCAGCCAAATGAAATGCAATGGCTCCGAGAGCAGCTTATGGGAGTGCGACTCTATCAAAACCACTGCCAGCAACTATTGTGGACATAAGGAAGATGCTGGCGTTGTGTGTTCAG AAAGTATGGAGAaaccagtcacacacacaaccGGGCTGAACTTGACAGCACTGGTGCCAG TGTCAACTGCAGTGGCAGCTACAGAAAGCAACAGTGGCATTTCAGCAGCAGCGATTGGCTGCATCATCTTATCTATTGCTCTGCTTatggttattattttaaatgctgcAGCCTTTGTGCATTTCAAAAGAGCAAAGG AATGTGTGATTTACCAACATCACACTAACTCTCACTCAAGCCTGGAGTCCCAGTCCAATGTACAGATGGAATACTACAACACACAAACCAGGGGGCAGCAGTACG AAAGTCTTGGCCCGAGGATGAGCTCAAAATATGGCAGCAAAATCAGCATGAGAACAAATCCACCCACACATGACTCCGGCAGTTCCACTGATTCAGACTATGAATATCACGACACCAATCGACCGCAAAGACTGCATCTAAACAACTCAA GAGATGTGAAAGACATGGTCAGTACATCCTCTGGAGAAAAATGTGTGCACAACGTGGAAATTAACATGGATACCATCCAAAACTCAG CAGTAGATATGAATGATACAAGCAGTACTACTTCTGGAGAGTTCTATCAAAACACAAAGACCGACATGAGCGACACTCTTCAGTCAC CTGAGGAAACACCAGCACTTCAAGAAACGTTACCATTGACACTCTTGTCTTATGGTGACCATCACTTACCTGGAACTGACAATAAAG GAATAGATATGAATGATTCAAGCAGTACATCTTCTGGCGAGTTCTATCAAAACACAGAGACCAACACAGACAACAATTTCATATCAC ATGAGGAAAGACCATCATTGCATGAAAAGTCACCATTTGCGCCCTTGTCTTATGGTGACCATCACTTTCCAAACACTGACAGTCAAG ATGTGAATGATTCAGACAGTACATCTTCTGGTGAGTGCTATCAAAACACAGAGATCAACATGGACAAGGATCTCCAGTGTG AAGACGAGGAAAGTCCATCACCTCCTCAAAAGTCACTAAAGACACCCCACAGTGCTCAGATGTCAGGAAACGCTGCTGGTTACAGCGGCACTCGTGTACCTGTCACCCACAGTCAAG ATGGGAATGATTCAGACAGTACTTCATCAGAAGAGTGTTATCAGAACACAGAGATGGATGAAAACGCCTATCATCATTATG GTGAGGAAAGCCCATCACTTCCTGAGATGTCTTTTCAGAATCCCCACATTGCACAGATGACAGAAGGTACTGACGGTTACGGAGACCATCATGAACCTAGAAACCTCAGTCAAG AAACAGATAACAGTAGCACAGTATCAGAGGTATCTTACGTTAATGTACCACCTAAAAAAGAGAGTGAGGACAATTATGCTGCATCTTCAGAGAGCGACTATGATGAACCTGAAGCCTGA
- the LOC132103290 gene encoding T-cell differentiation antigen CD6-like isoform X4, with product MPLLLLCVALQALSLSQGFNETDDRTSKSVKKHAESDKQIELSTLSLSEGCFGVPRALYKNTTVDVTLNLLDDQEKKDLALQICERLSCGGVYKHGMSATVHNGTCLADCILRDSKLHNCTTAAKGDCRNATQVICEHQAVQLVGGSDRCAGRVELLHSGKWGTVCDDDFDNCSQRLVCAQLRCGSPIREGFFGPGTGPIYISQMKCNGSESSLWECDSIKTTASNYCGHKEDAGVVCSESMEKPVTHTTGLNLTALVPVSTAVAATESNSGISAAAIGCIILSIALLMVIILNAAAFVHFKRAKECVIYQHHTNSHSSLESQSNVQMEYYNTQTRGQQYESLGPRMSSKYGSKISMRTNPPTHDSGSSTDSDYEYHDTNRPQRLHLNNSRDVKDMVSTSSGEKCVHNVEINMDTIQNSAVDMNDTSSTTSGEFYQNTKTDMSDTLQSPEETPALQETLPLTLLSYGDHHLPGTDNKGIDMNDSSSTSSGEFYQNTETNTDNNFISHVNDSDSTSSGECYQNTEINMDKDLQCEDEESPSPPQKSLKTPHSAQMSGNAAGYSGTRVPVTHSQDGNDSDSTSSEECYQNTEMDENAYHHYGEESPSLPEMSFQNPHIAQMTEGTDGYGDHHEPRNLSQETDNSSTVSEVSYVNVPPKKESEDNYAASSESDYDEPEA from the exons ATGCctcttctgctgctgtgtgttGCTCTCCAGGCTTTGTCCTTGTCTCAAG GGTTCAATGAAACAGATGACCGAACGTCCAAGAGTGTGAAAAAGCATGCTGAATCAGACAAACAGA TTGAGCTCTCCACACTAAGCCTGTCCGAGGGCTGTTTTGGTGTGCCTAGGGCTCTTTACAAGAACACTACGGTCGATGTGACCCTCAACCTTTTGGATGATCAGGAAAAGAAAGACCTTGCTCTCCAAATCTGTGAACGTTTAAGTTGTGGTGGTGTTTATAAGCACGGCATGTCTGCAACAGTGCACAATGGCACTTGTCTTGCAGACTGCATCCTGAGAGACTCAAAACTGCACAACTGCACTACAGCCGCAAAAGGCGACTGCAGGAATGCAACTCAAGTTATCTGCG AGCACCAAGCTGTCCAATTGGTTGGAGGAAGTGATCGCTGTGCTGGTCGGGTGGAGCTGCTGCATTCTGGGAagtggggaacagtgtgtgatgATGATTTTGACAATTGTAGTCAACGTTTAGTATGTGCCCAGCTGAGATGTGGAAGCCCAATACGAGAGGGCTTTTTTGGACCTGGAACAGGTCCCATCTACATCAGCCAAATGAAATGCAATGGCTCCGAGAGCAGCTTATGGGAGTGCGACTCTATCAAAACCACTGCCAGCAACTATTGTGGACATAAGGAAGATGCTGGCGTTGTGTGTTCAG AAAGTATGGAGAaaccagtcacacacacaaccGGGCTGAACTTGACAGCACTGGTGCCAG TGTCAACTGCAGTGGCAGCTACAGAAAGCAACAGTGGCATTTCAGCAGCAGCGATTGGCTGCATCATCTTATCTATTGCTCTGCTTatggttattattttaaatgctgcAGCCTTTGTGCATTTCAAAAGAGCAAAGG AATGTGTGATTTACCAACATCACACTAACTCTCACTCAAGCCTGGAGTCCCAGTCCAATGTACAGATGGAATACTACAACACACAAACCAGGGGGCAGCAGTACG AAAGTCTTGGCCCGAGGATGAGCTCAAAATATGGCAGCAAAATCAGCATGAGAACAAATCCACCCACACATGACTCCGGCAGTTCCACTGATTCAGACTATGAATATCACGACACCAATCGACCGCAAAGACTGCATCTAAACAACTCAA GAGATGTGAAAGACATGGTCAGTACATCCTCTGGAGAAAAATGTGTGCACAACGTGGAAATTAACATGGATACCATCCAAAACTCAG CAGTAGATATGAATGATACAAGCAGTACTACTTCTGGAGAGTTCTATCAAAACACAAAGACCGACATGAGCGACACTCTTCAGTCAC CTGAGGAAACACCAGCACTTCAAGAAACGTTACCATTGACACTCTTGTCTTATGGTGACCATCACTTACCTGGAACTGACAATAAAG GAATAGATATGAATGATTCAAGCAGTACATCTTCTGGCGAGTTCTATCAAAACACAGAGACCAACACAGACAACAATTTCATATCAC ATGTGAATGATTCAGACAGTACATCTTCTGGTGAGTGCTATCAAAACACAGAGATCAACATGGACAAGGATCTCCAGTGTG AAGACGAGGAAAGTCCATCACCTCCTCAAAAGTCACTAAAGACACCCCACAGTGCTCAGATGTCAGGAAACGCTGCTGGTTACAGCGGCACTCGTGTACCTGTCACCCACAGTCAAG ATGGGAATGATTCAGACAGTACTTCATCAGAAGAGTGTTATCAGAACACAGAGATGGATGAAAACGCCTATCATCATTATG GTGAGGAAAGCCCATCACTTCCTGAGATGTCTTTTCAGAATCCCCACATTGCACAGATGACAGAAGGTACTGACGGTTACGGAGACCATCATGAACCTAGAAACCTCAGTCAAG AAACAGATAACAGTAGCACAGTATCAGAGGTATCTTACGTTAATGTACCACCTAAAAAAGAGAGTGAGGACAATTATGCTGCATCTTCAGAGAGCGACTATGATGAACCTGAAGCCTGA
- the LOC132103290 gene encoding T-cell differentiation antigen CD6-like isoform X5 gives MPLLLLCVALQALSLSQGFNETDDRTSKSVKKHAESDKQIELSTLSLSEGCFGVPRALYKNTTVDVTLNLLDDQEKKDLALQICERLSCGGVYKHGMSATVHNGTCLADCILRDSKLHNCTTAAKGDCRNATQVICEHQAVQLVGGSDRCAGRVELLHSGKWGTVCDDDFDNCSQRLVCAQLRCGSPIREGFFGPGTGPIYISQMKCNGSESSLWECDSIKTTASNYCGHKEDAGVVCSESMEKPVTHTTGLNLTALVPVSTAVAATESNSGISAAAIGCIILSIALLMVIILNAAAFVHFKRAKECVIYQHHTNSHSSLESQSNVQMEYYNTQTRGQQYESLGPRMSSKYGSKISMRTNPPTHDSGSSTDSDYEYHDTNRPQRLHLNNSRDVKDMVSTSSGEKCVHNVEINMDTIQNSAVDMNDTSSTTSGEFYQNTKTDMSDTLQSPEETPALQETLPLTLLSYGDHHLPGTDNKGIDMNDSSSTSSGEFYQNTETNTDNNFISHVNDSDSTSSGECYQNTEINMDKDLQCDEESPSPPQKSLKTPHSAQMSGNAAGYSGTRVPVTHSQDGNDSDSTSSEECYQNTEMDENAYHHYGEESPSLPEMSFQNPHIAQMTEGTDGYGDHHEPRNLSQETDNSSTVSEVSYVNVPPKKESEDNYAASSESDYDEPEA, from the exons ATGCctcttctgctgctgtgtgttGCTCTCCAGGCTTTGTCCTTGTCTCAAG GGTTCAATGAAACAGATGACCGAACGTCCAAGAGTGTGAAAAAGCATGCTGAATCAGACAAACAGA TTGAGCTCTCCACACTAAGCCTGTCCGAGGGCTGTTTTGGTGTGCCTAGGGCTCTTTACAAGAACACTACGGTCGATGTGACCCTCAACCTTTTGGATGATCAGGAAAAGAAAGACCTTGCTCTCCAAATCTGTGAACGTTTAAGTTGTGGTGGTGTTTATAAGCACGGCATGTCTGCAACAGTGCACAATGGCACTTGTCTTGCAGACTGCATCCTGAGAGACTCAAAACTGCACAACTGCACTACAGCCGCAAAAGGCGACTGCAGGAATGCAACTCAAGTTATCTGCG AGCACCAAGCTGTCCAATTGGTTGGAGGAAGTGATCGCTGTGCTGGTCGGGTGGAGCTGCTGCATTCTGGGAagtggggaacagtgtgtgatgATGATTTTGACAATTGTAGTCAACGTTTAGTATGTGCCCAGCTGAGATGTGGAAGCCCAATACGAGAGGGCTTTTTTGGACCTGGAACAGGTCCCATCTACATCAGCCAAATGAAATGCAATGGCTCCGAGAGCAGCTTATGGGAGTGCGACTCTATCAAAACCACTGCCAGCAACTATTGTGGACATAAGGAAGATGCTGGCGTTGTGTGTTCAG AAAGTATGGAGAaaccagtcacacacacaaccGGGCTGAACTTGACAGCACTGGTGCCAG TGTCAACTGCAGTGGCAGCTACAGAAAGCAACAGTGGCATTTCAGCAGCAGCGATTGGCTGCATCATCTTATCTATTGCTCTGCTTatggttattattttaaatgctgcAGCCTTTGTGCATTTCAAAAGAGCAAAGG AATGTGTGATTTACCAACATCACACTAACTCTCACTCAAGCCTGGAGTCCCAGTCCAATGTACAGATGGAATACTACAACACACAAACCAGGGGGCAGCAGTACG AAAGTCTTGGCCCGAGGATGAGCTCAAAATATGGCAGCAAAATCAGCATGAGAACAAATCCACCCACACATGACTCCGGCAGTTCCACTGATTCAGACTATGAATATCACGACACCAATCGACCGCAAAGACTGCATCTAAACAACTCAA GAGATGTGAAAGACATGGTCAGTACATCCTCTGGAGAAAAATGTGTGCACAACGTGGAAATTAACATGGATACCATCCAAAACTCAG CAGTAGATATGAATGATACAAGCAGTACTACTTCTGGAGAGTTCTATCAAAACACAAAGACCGACATGAGCGACACTCTTCAGTCAC CTGAGGAAACACCAGCACTTCAAGAAACGTTACCATTGACACTCTTGTCTTATGGTGACCATCACTTACCTGGAACTGACAATAAAG GAATAGATATGAATGATTCAAGCAGTACATCTTCTGGCGAGTTCTATCAAAACACAGAGACCAACACAGACAACAATTTCATATCAC ATGTGAATGATTCAGACAGTACATCTTCTGGTGAGTGCTATCAAAACACAGAGATCAACATGGACAAGGATCTCCAGTGTG ACGAGGAAAGTCCATCACCTCCTCAAAAGTCACTAAAGACACCCCACAGTGCTCAGATGTCAGGAAACGCTGCTGGTTACAGCGGCACTCGTGTACCTGTCACCCACAGTCAAG ATGGGAATGATTCAGACAGTACTTCATCAGAAGAGTGTTATCAGAACACAGAGATGGATGAAAACGCCTATCATCATTATG GTGAGGAAAGCCCATCACTTCCTGAGATGTCTTTTCAGAATCCCCACATTGCACAGATGACAGAAGGTACTGACGGTTACGGAGACCATCATGAACCTAGAAACCTCAGTCAAG AAACAGATAACAGTAGCACAGTATCAGAGGTATCTTACGTTAATGTACCACCTAAAAAAGAGAGTGAGGACAATTATGCTGCATCTTCAGAGAGCGACTATGATGAACCTGAAGCCTGA
- the LOC132103291 gene encoding cilia- and flagella-associated protein 418-like has product MIWMIYLMKSNQRFCCSKSASKQSTYAFKQTNHKCAYPEDKKQSRACNHLRCTSCDFSVIMFENHEWDSSCDYLFFRNNMPEYHKLKAKLRRRRGGRADAGQCSWHLTLILSDLREQQQLKWVCGKHKE; this is encoded by the exons ATGATTTGGATGATTTACTTGATGAAGTCGAATCAGAGGTTTTGTTGCAGCAAGTCTGCGTCCAAACAATCAACTTACGCCTTTAAACAAACGAACCATAAATGTGCTTACCCGGAGGACAAGAAACAGTCAAG GGCCTGCAACCATTTAAGATGCACGTCTTGTGATTTCAGTGTAATTATGTTTGAGAATCACGAGTGGGACTCCTCCTGTGACTATTTATTTTTCAG GAATAACATGCCAGAATATCACAAACTAAAAGCCAAACTAAGAAGGAGAAGGGGTGGGCGTGCAGACGCCGGTCAATGTAGCTGGCACTTGACCCTGATACTCTCAGACCTGAGGGAGCAACAGCAGCTAAAGTGGGTTTGTGGCAAACACAAAGAATGA